One segment of Amycolatopsis alba DSM 44262 DNA contains the following:
- a CDS encoding response regulator transcription factor, producing MMRDVKPRVLVVDDEPGVRKALQRGLRAEDMDVVTAADGPSGLRLAQTGSFDVVLLDIMLPGLSGYRVLERLRALGVTTPVLMISAKDGEVDQADGLDLGADGYLVKPFSFVVLVAQVRAVLRRASPDAIRGPLRIGALEVDRSLRQVRYDGIDVAFSPREFALLEVLAGRAGTVVTKDELLRAVWGDEQAATRNVVEVYVGYVRRKLDAVGAGALVRTVRGHGYLASDPQLDEVIAPAGQG from the coding sequence ATGATGAGGGACGTGAAACCTCGAGTACTGGTGGTCGACGACGAACCCGGCGTCCGCAAGGCGCTGCAGCGGGGGCTGCGCGCCGAGGACATGGACGTGGTCACGGCGGCCGACGGGCCGAGTGGCCTGCGGCTCGCGCAGACGGGCTCCTTCGACGTCGTCCTGCTCGACATCATGCTTCCCGGTCTTTCCGGCTATCGCGTGCTCGAACGGCTGCGCGCGCTCGGCGTCACCACGCCGGTGCTGATGATCTCCGCGAAGGACGGCGAGGTCGACCAGGCGGACGGTCTCGACCTCGGCGCCGACGGCTATCTCGTGAAGCCGTTCTCGTTCGTCGTCCTGGTCGCGCAGGTGCGCGCGGTGCTGCGGCGGGCGTCGCCGGACGCGATCCGCGGACCGCTGCGGATCGGCGCGCTCGAAGTCGACCGGAGCCTGCGGCAGGTCCGCTACGACGGCATCGACGTGGCGTTCAGCCCCCGCGAGTTCGCGCTGCTGGAGGTATTGGCAGGCCGGGCGGGCACGGTGGTCACCAAGGACGAGCTGCTGCGCGCCGTCTGGGGTGACGAACAGGCCGCGACCCGCAACGTCGTCGAGGTCTACGTCGGCTACGTGCGCCGGAAACTCGACGCGGTCGGCGCGGGCGCGCTGGTCCGGACCGTGCGCGGGCACGGCTACCTGGCCTCGGATCCGCAGCTCGACGAAGTGATCGCCCCGGCGGGACAGGGGTGA
- a CDS encoding LolA family protein: protein MDPKRKAITAAVVGTALGVGGLAVVAMPASAGDAPVLPQISAEELVQSTLNAKPSAFDGKVKVNNDLGLPQIGSTLPGASALSIDSAQISTDGAGKSKVSLTEGSSQQTIVRNGQTVWEYNSKDNSATKVTIPADLAKEHQNKVEGQAVDPATVASELLGKVRESSTIAVDGTSSVANRAAYELVLTPKPTERTLLREIRVAIDEQTRMPLRLTVLANGTSSPALEVSFSEINFANQPAGNFEFTPPKGAKVTEKTAEVDPKNRELAEQAKSDVKVVGDGWDTAITGKIPADALAKAGSAKDEEGRQVDPKALLSRFAKPVSGAWGSGWLVTTKVGSGVLTDDGRYAVGAVPEQVLFEALAAK, encoded by the coding sequence ATGGATCCGAAGAGGAAGGCCATCACCGCGGCGGTGGTGGGGACGGCTCTGGGCGTCGGCGGGCTCGCCGTCGTCGCGATGCCTGCCAGCGCGGGTGATGCCCCGGTGCTGCCGCAGATCAGCGCCGAAGAGCTGGTGCAGTCCACGCTCAACGCGAAGCCGTCGGCGTTCGACGGGAAGGTCAAGGTCAACAACGACCTCGGCCTGCCGCAGATCGGCAGCACGCTGCCCGGCGCGTCCGCGCTGAGCATCGACTCGGCGCAGATCTCGACCGATGGCGCGGGCAAGAGCAAGGTGTCGCTCACCGAGGGCTCCAGCCAGCAGACCATCGTCCGGAACGGCCAGACCGTCTGGGAGTACAACTCCAAGGACAACTCCGCGACCAAGGTGACCATCCCGGCCGACCTGGCCAAGGAGCACCAGAACAAGGTCGAGGGCCAGGCCGTCGACCCGGCGACGGTGGCTTCGGAACTGCTCGGCAAGGTGCGCGAGAGCAGCACGATCGCCGTCGACGGGACGTCCTCGGTGGCGAACCGGGCGGCGTACGAGCTGGTGCTGACCCCGAAGCCGACCGAGCGGACGCTCCTGCGCGAGATCCGGGTCGCGATCGACGAGCAGACCCGGATGCCGCTGCGGCTGACGGTGCTGGCCAACGGCACCTCCTCCCCGGCACTCGAGGTCTCCTTCAGCGAGATCAACTTCGCGAACCAGCCCGCGGGGAACTTCGAGTTCACCCCGCCGAAGGGCGCGAAGGTGACCGAGAAGACCGCCGAGGTCGACCCGAAGAACCGTGAACTCGCCGAGCAGGCGAAGTCCGACGTCAAGGTCGTCGGCGACGGTTGGGACACCGCGATCACCGGCAAGATCCCGGCCGACGCGCTGGCCAAGGCCGGTAGCGCGAAGGACGAGGAAGGCCGTCAGGTCGACCCGAAGGCGCTGCTTTCGCGGTTCGCCAAGCCGGTCAGCGGCGCGTGGGGCAGCGGCTGGCTGGTGACCACCAAGGTCGGCAGCGGCGTGCTGACCGACGACGGCCGCTACGCCGTCGGCGCGGTGCCGGAGCAGGTCCTCTTCGAGGCATTGGCCGCGAAGTGA
- a CDS encoding ABC transporter ATP-binding protein produces the protein MTTTFEAGTDASQETSAPAVPLAARTRGLRKVYGRTVAVDHVDLDVPEGAVLGMLGPNGSGKTTTIRMLLGLVRPTEGEVELFGKRMPDEAAHALPDVGALVEGPGFHPFLSGRENLLRVAAAEPRLASAGIPGAVDAALERVGLTDAATRRYKGYSLGMKQRMGLASALLVPRRMVVLDEPTNGLDPAGTREIRRIIDELHADGVTVLVSSHLLAEVEATCTHVAVLQSGNVIAQGELTELLESGNAALLVRTPDAELAVETLRENRIGSRLTPDGVRVDLTAAEAPDVLRHLVTAGVAVHEAARARTGLEDLFARLTQPESTVDGEGES, from the coding sequence GTGACCACCACGTTCGAAGCCGGGACGGACGCCTCTCAGGAGACGTCCGCTCCGGCGGTACCCCTGGCGGCCCGCACCAGGGGCCTGCGCAAGGTCTACGGCCGCACGGTGGCCGTCGACCACGTCGATCTCGACGTTCCCGAAGGCGCCGTGCTGGGGATGCTCGGCCCCAACGGTTCGGGCAAGACCACGACCATCCGGATGCTGCTCGGACTCGTGCGTCCCACCGAGGGCGAGGTCGAACTCTTCGGCAAGCGGATGCCCGACGAGGCGGCGCACGCGCTGCCCGACGTCGGCGCGCTGGTCGAAGGGCCGGGCTTCCACCCCTTTCTCTCCGGGCGGGAGAACCTGCTGCGCGTGGCGGCGGCCGAACCGAGACTGGCCTCGGCCGGGATCCCCGGCGCGGTCGACGCGGCGCTGGAGCGTGTCGGCCTGACCGACGCCGCGACCCGGCGCTACAAGGGGTACTCGCTGGGCATGAAGCAGCGGATGGGGCTGGCGAGCGCGCTGCTCGTGCCGCGGCGGATGGTCGTGCTCGACGAGCCGACCAACGGCCTCGACCCGGCGGGTACCAGGGAGATCCGCCGGATCATCGACGAACTGCACGCCGACGGCGTCACCGTGCTGGTGTCGTCGCATCTGCTGGCCGAGGTCGAGGCGACCTGCACGCATGTCGCGGTGCTCCAGTCGGGGAACGTGATCGCCCAGGGCGAGCTCACGGAACTGCTGGAGTCGGGGAACGCGGCGCTGCTGGTGCGGACGCCGGACGCCGAGCTCGCGGTGGAAACGTTGCGGGAGAACAGGATCGGCAGCAGGCTCACACCGGACGGCGTCCGCGTGGACCTCACCGCCGCCGAAGCTCCCGACGTGCTGCGTCATCTGGTGACGGCCGGGGTGGCCGTGCACGAGGCGGCGCGGGCGCGCACCGGGCTGGAAGACCTGTTCGCCCGGCTGACCCAGCCGGAGTCCACTGTAGACGGTGAGGGGGAGTCGTGA
- a CDS encoding ABC transporter permease → MTHALAAAPAARTGQDSVGLLRLYRAELRWIFRRPRTLAVLGLLALIPIVIGVALTLVDPAEANGGGGGGDGALLASAMNNGFILPVAALTMTLALLLPLASAMAGADAIAGEAAHGTLRGWLIAPVGRGRLLAIKAFGVATVSVLAVLAMTFTGFVTGLIISGTDSMFTLTGSTLSVWDALGRLLIVALWITLQLWAVGAVALAISSFTEHPMLVVASVLAGTIVFTILGFLDAVSWLHPFLLNKDWAQAPASVLMDPLDTTLLGEGALRAACYIVIGLSIAYSRLTTRDG, encoded by the coding sequence GTGACCCACGCTCTGGCCGCGGCACCCGCGGCACGAACGGGCCAGGACAGTGTCGGCCTGCTCCGGTTGTACCGCGCCGAACTGCGCTGGATCTTCCGGCGGCCCCGCACGCTGGCCGTGCTGGGGCTGCTCGCGCTGATCCCGATCGTGATCGGGGTCGCGCTGACGCTGGTCGACCCGGCGGAGGCGAACGGCGGTGGTGGCGGCGGGGACGGCGCGCTGCTCGCGTCCGCGATGAACAACGGGTTCATCCTGCCGGTCGCGGCGCTGACCATGACGCTGGCGCTGCTCCTGCCGCTCGCTTCGGCGATGGCCGGGGCGGACGCGATCGCGGGCGAGGCGGCGCACGGCACCCTGCGGGGCTGGCTGATCGCGCCGGTCGGACGGGGCAGGCTGCTCGCGATCAAGGCGTTCGGCGTCGCGACGGTGTCGGTGCTCGCGGTGCTGGCGATGACGTTCACCGGTTTCGTCACCGGGCTGATCATCAGCGGCACCGACTCGATGTTCACCCTCACCGGTTCGACGCTGAGCGTGTGGGACGCGCTGGGCAGGCTCCTGATCGTGGCGCTGTGGATCACGCTGCAGCTGTGGGCGGTCGGCGCGGTCGCGCTCGCGATCTCGTCGTTCACCGAGCATCCGATGCTGGTGGTCGCCTCGGTGCTGGCCGGGACGATCGTGTTCACCATCCTCGGCTTCCTGGACGCGGTCTCGTGGCTGCATCCGTTCCTGCTCAACAAGGACTGGGCGCAGGCACCGGCGTCGGTGCTGATGGACCCGCTGGACACGACGCTGCTCGGCGAGGGCGCCCTGCGGGCCGCTTGCTACATCGTCATCGGGCTCTCGATCGCCTACTCGCGCCTGACCACACGGGACGGCTGA
- a CDS encoding ABC transporter ATP-binding protein: MSLSVRDLTVHYGSFAAVKDAGLDIADGEVLALLGPSGSGKSTLLRAITGLEPLTSGIVRWDGDDLSGVPVHRRGFGLVFQDGQLFPHKDVASNIAFGLRMHDVPRAEHTDRVRALLELVGLSGYERRRVTELSGGQAQRVALARALAPEPRLLLLDEPLSGLDAGLREQLAIDLAALLRRSKITALLVTHDQEEAFTLADRVAVLDDGEIRQEGAVRRVWRQPVDENVARFLGVTTFVDGEASGGVVRTPLGEVSLPDVEDGAVRLGLRPHGLRVASDGVEGEVTAVVHRREHVRLVVAPGGDPAGVSTVDAVAPVTADLRPGDTVRLALDPDGVALVS, translated from the coding sequence GTGTCGCTGTCGGTACGGGATCTGACCGTCCACTATGGATCCTTCGCGGCGGTGAAGGACGCCGGGCTGGACATCGCCGACGGCGAGGTGCTGGCACTGCTCGGCCCGTCCGGTTCGGGGAAGTCGACGCTGCTGCGGGCGATCACCGGACTGGAGCCGCTGACGTCGGGCATCGTGCGGTGGGACGGCGACGACCTGTCCGGTGTCCCGGTGCACCGGCGGGGGTTCGGGCTGGTCTTCCAGGACGGGCAGCTGTTCCCGCACAAGGACGTCGCCTCGAACATCGCGTTCGGCCTGCGGATGCACGACGTCCCGCGCGCCGAGCACACTGACCGTGTCCGTGCGCTGCTGGAGCTGGTCGGGCTGAGTGGTTACGAGCGGCGAAGGGTGACCGAGTTGTCCGGCGGACAGGCGCAGCGGGTCGCGCTGGCCCGCGCGCTGGCGCCGGAACCGCGGTTGCTGCTGCTGGACGAACCACTGTCCGGTTTGGACGCCGGACTGCGGGAACAGCTCGCGATCGACCTCGCGGCCCTGCTGCGGCGCAGCAAGATCACCGCGCTGCTGGTCACGCATGACCAGGAAGAGGCGTTCACGCTCGCCGACCGGGTCGCCGTGCTCGACGACGGCGAGATCCGGCAGGAGGGCGCGGTCCGCCGCGTCTGGCGGCAGCCGGTGGACGAGAACGTGGCGCGGTTCCTCGGCGTGACCACGTTCGTCGACGGTGAGGCGTCCGGCGGTGTGGTGCGGACGCCGCTCGGCGAGGTCTCGCTGCCCGACGTCGAGGACGGCGCGGTGCGGCTGGGGCTGCGGCCGCACGGTCTGCGGGTCGCGTCCGATGGCGTCGAAGGCGAGGTCACCGCGGTGGTGCACCGGCGGGAACACGTCCGGCTCGTGGTGGCGCCCGGCGGCGATCCGGCTGGAGTGTCCACTGTGGACGCCGTCGCGCCGGTGACCGCCGATCTGCGCCCCGGTGACACCGTGCGGCTCGCCCTGGACCCGGACGGCGTCGCCCTCGTCAGCTGA
- a CDS encoding ABC transporter permease yields MLPLGFLVLFFAWPVAAIIGRGFGSGGVGTAIGDPLTWKLAGFTVASAGVSTIVAVLAGLPVAFLLARVKLPGVSLVRTLVLVPFVLPTVVVGLAFRALWPDGGLLPLVLANAFFNVAVVARTVSGLWSHLDPRTVDAARALGASPWRAFRSVTLPALAPAIASSAAVVFLFCATSFGVVLILGGAKYRTLETEIYLRTVELLDLSGAAALSLVQFAAVIAALVVGALARRRRENAVRLRSGSETARRPRGGEWWAVSAGLAVIALLMTPIVALLLESVSTSDGWSLAGYEALAGHGSRGALQVSGWDAASMSLRTAFDATMLAMIIGVLASVVLVALRRTPGRLARGMGETMDAALMLPLGVSAVTVGFGYLVTLDALPGDLRTSPLLVPLAQALVIIPLIVRMVLPVLRSVDIRLRQAASTLGASPGRVWREIDLPLTARSLVAAAGFGYVVALGEFGATSFLARPDAPTLPVAVATLISRPGELNNQMAYAACALLMIVTVVAVVLIDRFGAVRGQNSVGEF; encoded by the coding sequence GTGCTGCCGCTCGGTTTCCTCGTGCTCTTCTTCGCCTGGCCGGTCGCGGCGATCATCGGCCGGGGCTTCGGTTCCGGCGGGGTCGGCACGGCCATCGGCGACCCGCTGACCTGGAAACTCGCCGGATTCACCGTGGCAAGCGCGGGGGTTTCGACGATCGTCGCGGTGCTCGCGGGCCTGCCGGTCGCGTTCCTGCTCGCGCGCGTGAAGCTGCCGGGTGTCTCGCTGGTCCGGACGCTCGTGCTGGTGCCGTTCGTCCTGCCGACCGTCGTGGTCGGCCTGGCGTTCCGCGCGCTCTGGCCCGACGGCGGACTGCTGCCCTTGGTGCTGGCCAACGCCTTCTTCAACGTCGCCGTCGTCGCACGCACGGTTTCCGGGCTGTGGAGCCATCTCGACCCGCGCACCGTGGACGCGGCACGGGCGCTCGGCGCGTCGCCGTGGCGTGCCTTCCGTTCGGTGACGCTGCCCGCGCTCGCGCCGGCCATCGCGTCCTCGGCCGCGGTGGTGTTCCTGTTCTGTGCCACCAGTTTCGGGGTCGTCCTCATTCTCGGCGGGGCGAAGTACCGCACCCTGGAGACCGAGATCTACCTGCGCACGGTCGAACTGCTCGACCTCTCCGGCGCGGCCGCGCTGTCCCTGGTGCAGTTCGCGGCCGTGATCGCCGCGCTCGTCGTCGGCGCGCTGGCGAGGCGGCGCCGCGAGAACGCGGTGCGCTTGCGTTCGGGGAGCGAGACCGCGCGGCGGCCGAGGGGCGGCGAGTGGTGGGCCGTCTCCGCCGGGCTCGCGGTGATCGCGCTCCTGATGACGCCGATCGTGGCGCTGCTACTGGAGTCCGTGTCCACTTCGGACGGTTGGAGCCTCGCCGGGTACGAGGCGCTCGCCGGTCACGGATCCCGTGGCGCACTCCAGGTCTCGGGCTGGGACGCGGCGTCGATGTCGCTGCGGACGGCGTTCGACGCGACCATGCTCGCGATGATCATCGGGGTGCTGGCCTCGGTCGTGCTGGTCGCGTTGCGCCGCACGCCGGGCAGGCTGGCGCGGGGCATGGGCGAGACGATGGACGCCGCGCTGATGCTCCCGCTGGGTGTGTCCGCGGTGACCGTCGGCTTCGGCTACCTCGTCACGCTCGACGCGTTGCCTGGTGACCTGCGGACGTCGCCGCTGCTGGTGCCGCTCGCGCAGGCGCTGGTGATCATCCCGCTGATCGTGCGGATGGTGCTGCCGGTGCTGCGGTCGGTCGACATCCGGCTGCGGCAGGCCGCGTCGACCCTCGGCGCGAGCCCCGGCCGGGTGTGGCGGGAGATCGACCTCCCGCTGACGGCGCGTTCGCTGGTCGCGGCCGCCGGATTCGGTTACGTGGTCGCGCTCGGCGAGTTCGGCGCGACGAGCTTCCTGGCCAGGCCGGACGCGCCGACGCTGCCGGTCGCCGTCGCGACGCTGATCTCGCGGCCGGGAGAGCTGAACAACCAGATGGCCTACGCGGCCTGCGCGCTGCTCATGATCGTGACCGTGGTGGCGGTGGTGCTGATCGACCGGTTCGGCGCGGTCCGCGGGCAGAATTCGGTAGGGGAGTTCTAG
- a CDS encoding thiamine ABC transporter substrate-binding protein translates to MKRALRTVVAAGTVAALVAGCSLSGNTGNDPQAPTTVTLVTHDSWLAPQEVLDAFERQSGIKISVLKQGDAGALTNKLVLTKANPIGDVAYGVDSTFASRALTEGVFEQYTSPEADRGPQRYSVDPEHRLSAVDLGDVCVNVDSRYFVDKGIPEPKSFADLADAKYKDLMVAESPATSSPGLAFLLGTVAQFGEQGWQAYWTQLKANGLKTVSGWEEAYTKEFSGSSGKGPRPIVVSYASSPAAEIGDDGKPRTKALLDTCYRQVEYAGVLAGGKQVEKARKVVDFLLSQQFQVTVASNMYVYPARQGVELPQGWAQAAPLPQQPKTLEPAKIQAGREQWIAQWRTLLEG, encoded by the coding sequence ATGAAACGCGCCCTCCGCACGGTCGTTGCGGCTGGCACGGTGGCCGCCCTCGTCGCGGGCTGCTCGCTCTCCGGGAACACGGGGAACGACCCGCAGGCGCCGACGACCGTCACCCTCGTGACCCACGACTCGTGGCTCGCCCCGCAGGAGGTCCTCGACGCGTTCGAGCGGCAGTCCGGGATCAAGATCTCCGTGCTCAAGCAGGGTGACGCGGGCGCGCTGACCAACAAACTGGTGCTGACCAAGGCGAACCCGATCGGGGACGTCGCGTACGGCGTCGACTCGACGTTCGCCTCCCGCGCGCTCACCGAGGGCGTCTTCGAGCAGTACACCAGCCCGGAGGCCGATCGCGGCCCGCAGCGTTACTCCGTCGACCCCGAGCACCGGCTTTCCGCCGTCGACCTCGGCGACGTCTGTGTCAACGTCGACAGCCGGTACTTCGTGGACAAGGGGATCCCGGAGCCGAAGTCGTTCGCGGACCTCGCCGACGCCAAGTACAAGGACCTGATGGTCGCCGAAAGCCCCGCGACGTCGTCGCCGGGGCTGGCGTTCCTGCTCGGCACCGTCGCCCAGTTCGGTGAGCAGGGCTGGCAGGCGTACTGGACCCAGCTGAAGGCCAACGGCCTCAAGACGGTCAGCGGCTGGGAAGAGGCCTACACCAAGGAATTCTCCGGCTCCTCGGGCAAGGGGCCGCGCCCGATCGTCGTTTCCTACGCGTCTTCGCCCGCCGCCGAGATCGGCGACGACGGCAAGCCGCGGACGAAGGCGCTGCTGGACACTTGCTACCGGCAGGTCGAGTACGCGGGTGTGCTGGCGGGCGGCAAGCAGGTCGAGAAGGCCCGCAAGGTCGTGGACTTCCTGCTGTCCCAGCAGTTCCAGGTGACCGTGGCGAGCAACATGTACGTGTACCCGGCCCGTCAGGGTGTCGAGCTCCCGCAGGGCTGGGCGCAGGCCGCGCCGCTTCCGCAGCAGCCGAAGACGCTCGAACCGGCCAAGATCCAGGCCGGGCGCGAGCAGTGGATCGCCCAGTGGCGCACGCTACTCGAAGGCTGA
- a CDS encoding 4a-hydroxytetrahydrobiopterin dehydratase, producing MAEILHDQQADEAVTKLSGWTRDGVTIERTAKLPSFPDAIAAVNKVALLAEAADHHPDIDIRWRTVTFRLSTHSAGGLTEKDFALASQIDGVLDAV from the coding sequence ATGGCGGAAATCTTGCACGACCAGCAGGCCGACGAGGCCGTGACCAAACTCTCCGGCTGGACGCGTGACGGCGTCACGATCGAGCGGACGGCGAAGCTGCCGAGCTTCCCTGACGCGATCGCGGCGGTGAACAAGGTGGCCCTTTTGGCGGAGGCTGCCGACCACCATCCGGACATCGACATCCGCTGGCGGACGGTGACGTTCCGGCTCAGCACGCACTCCGCCGGAGGGCTGACGGAGAAGGACTTCGCGCTTGCGTCGCAGATCGACGGGGTACTCGACGCTGTGTGA
- a CDS encoding winged helix-turn-helix transcriptional regulator gives MFAPECPSNLTPFRIGDKWAGLVVLCLEEGPRRFTELRVPLRGITSKVLTETLRALERDGMITRTAYDETPPRVEYELTSLGRTLFEPMEACREWAAKHLPALAAAREASLAGGQAKPAR, from the coding sequence ATGTTCGCGCCCGAATGCCCGTCGAATCTGACGCCGTTCCGGATCGGCGACAAATGGGCAGGCCTGGTCGTGCTGTGCCTGGAAGAAGGTCCGCGCCGGTTCACCGAACTGCGGGTGCCGCTGAGAGGCATCACGTCGAAGGTCCTCACGGAGACCCTCAGGGCTCTGGAGCGCGATGGCATGATCACGCGGACGGCGTACGACGAGACGCCGCCACGGGTGGAGTACGAGCTCACCTCGCTCGGCCGCACGTTGTTCGAGCCGATGGAGGCATGCCGCGAGTGGGCGGCGAAGCACCTTCCGGCGCTCGCCGCGGCTCGTGAGGCTTCTTTGGCGGGCGGCCAGGCGAAGCCTGCCCGTTGA
- a CDS encoding type II toxin-antitoxin system death-on-curing family toxin — MIEYLTVEDLLALAEDLRVPDIRDLGLLDSAAHRPQASLMGRDAYPTLHEKAAVLLESLTRNHALVDGNKRLAWMATFVFYGLNGHDLDAPEDDAYDLVIAMSIGSRRYPEAAVELAAWARVTSNG, encoded by the coding sequence GTGATCGAGTATCTCACCGTCGAAGACCTGCTGGCGCTCGCGGAGGATCTCCGTGTGCCCGACATCCGTGATCTCGGGCTGCTCGACTCCGCCGCGCACCGGCCGCAGGCGTCGTTGATGGGCCGGGACGCGTATCCGACACTGCACGAGAAAGCGGCGGTGCTGCTCGAATCGCTGACGCGCAACCACGCGCTCGTCGACGGCAACAAGCGCCTGGCCTGGATGGCGACGTTCGTCTTCTACGGGCTCAACGGTCACGACCTCGACGCGCCGGAAGACGACGCGTACGACCTGGTGATCGCGATGTCCATCGGCTCACGCAGGTACCCGGAAGCCGCGGTCGAGCTGGCCGCGTGGGCGAGGGTAACTTCGAACGGGTGA
- a CDS encoding DUF2716 domain-containing protein: MSIETLGDAEYRQVWDRFSREFAFRPSTDRFEWPGIEEPAGSATWSLSALDDDPGYLLLDRMVAVIQRGLASCADELYALDWHHESFRFPTSAKDWPLSPFPDGDYYVYLTSDFRLGTFGHPWEYTLCVFGDALVTAISAEVTEVLGEPVRRSA, from the coding sequence GTGAGCATCGAGACGCTGGGGGACGCCGAGTACCGGCAGGTGTGGGACCGCTTCTCCAGGGAATTCGCCTTCCGGCCGAGCACCGACCGGTTCGAGTGGCCGGGGATCGAGGAGCCGGCAGGATCGGCGACCTGGAGCCTGTCCGCCCTCGACGACGACCCTGGCTACCTGCTCCTCGACCGGATGGTCGCGGTGATCCAGCGAGGCCTCGCCTCCTGCGCCGACGAGCTGTACGCGCTCGACTGGCACCACGAGTCGTTCCGGTTCCCGACGTCCGCGAAGGACTGGCCGCTCAGCCCGTTCCCTGACGGTGACTACTACGTGTACCTGACTTCCGACTTCCGGCTGGGCACGTTCGGGCACCCGTGGGAGTACACGCTCTGCGTGTTCGGCGACGCGCTGGTGACGGCGATTTCGGCGGAGGTCACGGAAGTCCTCGGCGAACCCGTACGCAGGTCCGCGTAG
- a CDS encoding M28 family peptidase, with product MAGLRRREVLAGAVALAGAATIGLNPGTAAAATQQRPGAQFPPSLDFGDYPVIARVRSRRALEHLRVLSDKIGPRIAGTEGELRAKDYIAKVLRDLRYQVTLQPFPIADKFLGGLSVGRDSWQTGSSPQGAQNVTREAVVVDAGDGTTLPDDLTGKIVLIAAVTNKADAYLTAAQRGADAVLLGRVGADPARKLSAFSPTLPTPVTIPVLGLAQVQVERLRERLAKGSVKVKATATHHKNLTSYNVIAERPATFPGKDNGVVMVTAHYDSVPGSPGANDDGSGTVLCLELARVLRYLPTNKTLRFALWGSEEYGLIGSRHYVSNLSDPEAKRIAGCFQNDMVATSWDPAITYWLLSVDGADNATTAAVNAASKRLGYDPRVKGPVARGSSDHVPFFERGIASGNFSWRGESGPALLEPTYHTPEDTIKDNVSLERLQVSLELIGSAAYSLLRK from the coding sequence ATGGCAGGTCTGCGCAGACGTGAGGTGCTCGCGGGCGCGGTGGCACTGGCGGGCGCGGCGACGATCGGGTTGAACCCCGGCACCGCCGCCGCGGCGACGCAGCAACGTCCGGGCGCGCAGTTCCCGCCGTCGCTGGACTTCGGCGACTACCCGGTGATCGCGCGGGTCCGGTCGCGGCGGGCGCTGGAGCACCTGCGGGTGCTCAGCGACAAGATCGGCCCCCGGATCGCCGGGACCGAAGGCGAGCTGCGGGCCAAGGACTACATCGCGAAGGTGCTGCGCGACCTGCGCTACCAGGTCACGCTGCAGCCGTTCCCGATCGCCGACAAGTTCCTCGGCGGCCTGTCGGTCGGGCGCGACAGCTGGCAGACCGGCTCCTCGCCCCAAGGCGCGCAGAACGTCACGCGCGAGGCCGTCGTCGTCGACGCCGGTGACGGGACCACGCTTCCGGACGACCTGACCGGCAAGATCGTGCTGATCGCGGCCGTGACGAACAAGGCCGACGCGTACCTGACGGCCGCGCAGCGCGGAGCGGACGCCGTGCTGCTCGGCCGGGTCGGCGCCGACCCGGCACGCAAACTGTCCGCGTTCTCCCCGACGCTCCCGACCCCGGTCACCATCCCGGTGCTCGGCCTGGCCCAGGTGCAGGTGGAGCGCCTGCGCGAACGGCTCGCCAAGGGCTCGGTCAAGGTGAAGGCGACGGCCACCCACCACAAGAACCTGACGTCGTACAACGTCATCGCCGAGCGGCCCGCCACCTTCCCCGGCAAGGACAACGGCGTGGTCATGGTGACCGCGCACTACGACAGCGTCCCCGGCTCCCCCGGCGCCAACGACGACGGCAGCGGCACCGTGCTGTGCCTCGAACTCGCGCGGGTCCTGCGGTACCTGCCGACGAACAAGACGCTGCGGTTCGCGCTGTGGGGCTCGGAGGAGTACGGGCTGATCGGCTCGCGGCACTACGTGTCGAACCTGTCCGACCCGGAGGCGAAGCGGATCGCGGGCTGTTTCCAGAACGACATGGTCGCCACCAGCTGGGACCCGGCGATCACCTACTGGCTGCTTTCCGTCGACGGTGCCGACAACGCCACGACCGCGGCCGTCAACGCCGCCTCCAAGCGGCTCGGCTACGACCCGCGGGTCAAGGGCCCGGTCGCGCGCGGTTCGAGCGACCACGTGCCGTTCTTCGAGCGTGGCATCGCGTCGGGCAACTTCAGCTGGCGTGGCGAGAGCGGCCCGGCGCTGCTGGAGCCGACCTATCACACGCCGGAAGACACCATCAAGGACAACGTTTCCCTTGAGCGGCTTCAGGTTTCGCTGGAGCTGATCGGATCTGCGGCGTACAGCCTGCTGCGGAAGTAG